Proteins from one Triticum aestivum cultivar Chinese Spring chromosome 7A, IWGSC CS RefSeq v2.1, whole genome shotgun sequence genomic window:
- the LOC123149136 gene encoding transcription factor UNE12 — protein sequence MDYSNGSFFPSWPDNSASENYSFVDGSVESYAEEGSMPPAGYFRARSNQNLTFDEHEQNPAMLANGCLPYNTQTDLLSGEILSENKPSNSLMELPQLQNNGSLQSNLIPSGTLHCTSTPGTFDLQLDTPGLLELPHALSSSIESNGSEVSAFLADVHAVSSASTLCSTFQNVPSYMEPVSLEAFSFQGIQNAAMFNNTSHSNGNLSVFDEATMASLHDSKEFLSGGISSFGTAEQSQLAGSGLKAEQQEQNVMCNIPLPFASGSQMAVSEAQGTLIPSKISSTIHNNKSEYPVPISHSADAQNKANSANGNSASAKPRARARRGQATDPHSIAERLRREKISERMKNLQDLVPNSNKADKSSMLDEIIDYVKFLQLQVKVLSMSRLGAPGAVLPLLAESQTEGHSNSSLSPPTASQGLLDAAGPEDSLVFEQEVIKLMETSITNAMQYLQNKGLCLMPIALASAISNQKGTSAAAVPPER from the exons ATGGACTACTCTAATGGTTCTTTCTTTCCTTCATGGCCTGACAATTCCGCTTCTGAGAATTATAGCTTTGTTGATGGTTCAGTGGAATCATATGCAGAAGAAGGAAGTATGCCACCTGCAGGCTATTTCAGAGCTAGATCAAATCAGAATTTAACATTTGATGAGCATGAACAGAACCCTGCTATGCTTGCAAATGGGTGCTTGCCGTACAACACCCAGACTGATCTATTATCTGGTGAGATTCTGTCAGAGAACAAACCTTCCAACAGCCTTATGGAGCTTCCACAACTTCAGAACAATGGCAGTCTGCAAAGTAATTTAATCCCATCAGGGACTCTTCACTGCACTTCAACACCTGGAACATTTGACCTGCAGTTGGATACCCCTGGCCTTCTAGAACTTCCTCATGCCTTGTCCAGTTCAATTGAAAGCAATGGTAGTGAAGTTTCAGcttttcttgctgatgtacatgcTGTTTCTTCAGCCTCAACTCTGTGTTCGACATTCCAAAATGTTCCTTCCTACATGGAACCAGTAAGCCTAGAAGCTTTCAGTTTTCAAGGGATACAAAATGCTGCTATGTTCAACAATACAAGTCATTCAAATGGGAACCTGTCAGTATTTGATGAGGCAACCATGGCATCACTACAT GATAGCAAAGAATTTCTCAGTGGTGGCATCTCATCTTTTGGTACGGCCGAGCAGTCTCAACTAGCTGGTAGTGGTTTGAAGGCTGAACAACAG GAACAAAATGTGATGTGCAATATTCCGCTCCCTTTCGCTTCTGGTAGTCAGATGGCAGTGAGTGAAGCACAAGGGACACTGATTCCTTCAAAG ATAAGCTCAACGATCCATAACAATAAAAGTGAGTACCCTGTCCCTATCAGCCATTCTGCTGATGCGCAGAACAAGGCAAATTCAGCTAATGGAAATAGTGCCAGTGCTAAGCCACGAGCAAGGGCTCGTCGTGGACAGGCAACTGACCCTCATAGTATTGCTGAACGG CTTCGCAGAGAGAAGATCTCAGAGAGGATGAAAAATCTCCAAGACCTTGTACCAAATTCAAATAAG GCAGATAAATCATCAATGCTTGATGAAATAATTGATTATGTGAAATTTCTTCAGCTTCAGGTGAAG GTCTTAAGCATGAGTAGGCTAGGAGCTCCCGGGGCAGTTCTTCCCCTCCTTGCAGAATCTCAAACTGAG GGCCATAGCAATTCATCTCTATCACCTCCAACCGCTTCACAAGGGCTTCTGGATGCAGCAGGCCCAGAAGACAGCTTGGTCTTTGAGCAAGAAGTTATAAAGCTGATGGAAACAAGCATCACAAATGCAATGCAGTACCTTCAGAACAAGGGCCTCTGCCTGATGCCTATCGCTCTTGCTTCAGCCATATCCAACCAGAAAGGCACTTCTGCAGCTGCAGTCCCTCCTGAAAGGTGA